GGACCCCGCACGGATCGACGAGGTCGCCGTCGCGGCGACCACCCAGATCGGCGACCAGGGCCTGACCCTCGGCCGGACCGCCGGGATCCTGGCCGGCCTGCCGCAGTCCGTCCCGGGCTACTCCATCGACCGCATGTGTGCGGGCGCCCTGACCGCCGTCACGTCGACGGCCGGTTCCATCGCCTTCGGCGCGTACGACGTGGTCGTCGCCGGCGGTGTCGAGCACATGGGCCGCCACCCGATGGGCGAGGGCGTGGACCCGAACCCGCGGCTGGTCTCGGAGAAGCTGGTCGACGAGTCCGCCCTGTTCATGGGGATGACCGCGGAGAACCTGCACGACCGGTACCCCTCGATCACCAAGCAGCGCGCCGACGAGTACGCGGTCCGCTCGCAGGAGAAGGCCGCCAAGGCGTACGCCGACGGCAAGATCCAGCAGGACCTGGTGCCGGTCGCGGTGCGCCGCACCAACGCCGAGGGCGGCGAGACGGGCTGGGGCCTGGTCACCGCCGACGAGCCGATGCGCCCGGGCACCACCCTGGAGTCCCTGGCCGGCCTGAAGACCCCCTTCCGCGCCCACGGCCGGGTCACCGCCGGCAACGCCGCGGGCCTCAACGACGGCGCCACCGCCTCGCTGCTGGCGGCCGAGGACGTCGCCCGCGAGCTGGGCCTCCCGGTCAGGATGCGCCTGGTCTCCTACGCCTTCGCGGGCGTCGAGCCCGAGGTCATGGGCTACGGCCCGATCCCGGCGACGGAGAAGGCGCTGGCCAAGGCCGGCCTCTCCATCGACGACATCGGTCTCTTCGAGATCAACGAGGCCTTCGCCGTGCAGGTGCTCGCCTTCCTGGAGCACTACGGCATCGCCGACGACGACGCGCGCGTCAACCAGTACGGCGGCGCGATCGCGTACGGCCACCCGCTGGCCTCCTCCGGTGTCCGGCTGATGACCCAGCTGGCCCGTCAGTTCGAGGACCACCCCGAGGTCCGCTACGGCCTGACGACGATGTGCGTCGGCTTCGGCATGGGCGCGACGGTCGTCTGGGAGAACCCGAACTTCGAGAACGCAGCCGGAGGCAGCAAGTGAGCACCACCACCGAGCTCCTGAAGGGCGCGGCCGAGCTGTTCCCCGGTGAGGTCGTCACGCAGGCGCACGTACGCCACCTCGACCTTCCGGCGGGTGCGGGCCGGTTCGCCCTGATCACGCTGGACAACGGCCTGGACCACACCAAGCCGACCACCATCGGCCCGCAGTCGCTGGCGAACATG
This DNA window, taken from Streptomyces nitrosporeus, encodes the following:
- a CDS encoding thiolase family protein; its protein translation is MPRTIRDVVFVDGVRTPFGKAGPKGIYHETRADDLVVKAIRELLRRNPDLDPARIDEVAVAATTQIGDQGLTLGRTAGILAGLPQSVPGYSIDRMCAGALTAVTSTAGSIAFGAYDVVVAGGVEHMGRHPMGEGVDPNPRLVSEKLVDESALFMGMTAENLHDRYPSITKQRADEYAVRSQEKAAKAYADGKIQQDLVPVAVRRTNAEGGETGWGLVTADEPMRPGTTLESLAGLKTPFRAHGRVTAGNAAGLNDGATASLLAAEDVARELGLPVRMRLVSYAFAGVEPEVMGYGPIPATEKALAKAGLSIDDIGLFEINEAFAVQVLAFLEHYGIADDDARVNQYGGAIAYGHPLASSGVRLMTQLARQFEDHPEVRYGLTTMCVGFGMGATVVWENPNFENAAGGSK